AATCCCACTCTTGCTGTTGGTTAGAGAGGAAGTAAGTCCAGAGTAAACGAGATAAAACCAAAGATAGCCTGCAGTGGGGCCAACTAAAGCCTGAAAACCAGCTCCACCTCCTGCAAAGACAGGAAGACCGATAGCACCTAGAAGAAGATAGAGTCCGACAGAAAGTACAGCCTCTCTCGGTCTAAAGACAGTAGCAATCAAGCCGATTGCAAAGTTCTGCAGAGTGAAGGGGACAGGCCCAATTGGAAGGCTGATTTGTGCCAATACCGCAATAAGAGCAGCCCCAATAGCAGGGATAGCATAAACGTGAGCTTTTTTCAAAATAGTTAACCTCTTTTCTAATGTATAGTAACAATTATACTCGTAGGAGAAATATTGTCAACCGATTTTTAAGAACAAGGTAACAAATACTGTAACAGCCGATTTGATTGACAAGAGAAATTTGATAATTGTTTTTTATCGATTTGTAAATCAGTTTTATATATAGATAATCCCATTTTATACATAAAAAATATACTATAAATACTTGACAAACTAAAAAATAAGTGCTACATTAATAAATGTAAACGGATACATTTATATGTGTTCAATTTTAAAAGGAGGGGTAGTTATGAGATATTTTAACGACTCTAGATACCATAACGGTGATTAAAAACCTAAATATAATCAATTCATATTAAAGTAATATGGATGGACTAAAAAGGGGACTGTTGCTTATTCTTTATCAAATATTTTAATTAAAGGAGAAGTAAAATGAAAAAAAGAATTAACAAGAAAGCATCTGTTTTTCTAGTCGCAAGTGTTTTAAGTTTTAGCTTTGCTACTGTAGCTAGTATTGTTAGTGCAACTACAGCACACCCTGCTCCAAGTCCCATTATTGATGTATGGGAATATGGTGTAAATGATAACTCTGGTTATTCGAATTACTTTGTTAGTTCTCCAGATAATATTGGTTCAAAATCTTCAGTAACGAATTTTTGGGGAACAGTTAAAGCTCAGGATAAACAAGATTATGGATGGGCATATTCAAGTGCTACAAAATCTTGGAGCGATGTTCGATTAAATGCATATTGGGATTATTATAGATTTTAAAAATAATTTATGAAAACAAGAGACCCAATTATAAAATAGGGTCTCTTGTAATATGGTAATTGCTTATGAAATTAAAATTATGTATCATTGGATTCTTCTTCTGTTTGATTGCTGCAATTGGTTGGGTCACTATTAGCGATACAGAAATGCCCATACCTTTACCAATTGATGGTGCTTTTTCTATTCAAGGAAAAAGCAATCTTTCAAATAACGAAATATACGAAATGGTTCGTGATTTATCAAAATCGGAAAAGGTTACCATTTACAAGCCCATCGTTCAGAGTTCGGGTCAGTTGAGGTATGTAAATTTTGATGATGTAAATAATGAACAATTAAAGTCAACACCAATAATAGGGATGTATTACACCCTTGGGAAAATGGATATAGATAGTTTGAAACCACTTACGATGACGGGGTTGCAAACAGTATATATGGCTTATCCTTGGTATATAGGAGGAATCTTACAATTTACTGGAACTTTAAGAATACTGTTAATGGGTTCAATTTACTTAACTTTATTAGTTGTGTTATTTGTTGTTAGAACGAAGCAGATTAAAGAAGGAGTGATACGACGTTCTTTGGGATTGCCTGTATACGATCTAAGAAGAGATTATGGTATTTCTCTTATTTTTGAACTGATTATGATGGCTTTATTGATGATTTCTTACAGTTCTTTTTTGGGTAATGGTTTCTTCACCTATAGTTCTAAGTTATTTTTCTCTCTGATTTTAACGAATTTTATACTATTTCAAATCATTGATCTCATCACCTTTGTTTTATTTTGGTTGACGATTCAGGTTGAAAAGCCTATTGAAATTATTAAAAACAAGGCAAAAAATAAACTTATTTTTGTCGTATGGCTTGCCATTATTTCGATTATTATCCTTATCTCAGGAGTTTTTTTACAAGAAACAAAGAGTAGTCAATCCAGTATTAACATTCAGATACAGAATTTAGTACCATGGGACACAGTAAAAGACTGGAGAAGGATTGAGTTCCTTGGAATTGAAAGTAACTCTACTAAAAATGGAGAAGTTAATGATTCGGATGGTCAGTATCTACAGATAGCTGCTTCCTTAAAAAACTTAGATTATTTATATATAGATCGATCCTCAGCATATGTTCCAGATTTCATGAAAACTTCACATGTTATGGAAAATTTTTCTAAACAATTAGAAAATGACGGAATAACGAATCCAGAAATAAATAAAGAGTTGATTTATATCAATCAAACAGGTGCTAACCTACAAAATAAAGTGAATGGAACAAACTATCATCTTTTAGATAATAAGATAGCAACCATTTATATTCCTGAGAAACGGAAAGAAAATCAGAAATCTATTGAGAATACAGTTGTAGCAGAACAATTTATTGGAACAAACTATACAAAAGAAGAAATTGCAGTACAAATAATTCCTGATGGTGATAAAATTTTTTATTTCAATGAAGATGCTGATGATAATCATAAAATGAAAGAGCTTTTACCAATGGCAAGTGTAGCAGATAGCACAGATAACATTGTTGTTGTGTTAGATACGGACAAAATGATTGAAAACAACAAGTTTTCTTTGGCTAGTAATATAACAACTAAGTCTCTTTTTAGTCCTGAGGCGGTAAATAAAATAAATGAAATGGCTACCCAGTTGAATGTTTCAATGAATCCAGTAGATGTTTACCAAATTGTGAAATTAAAGATCCAGTCCTTAGAGCACCAAATTCTACTTTCACAAATTTTGCAGAAGATAATTTACAGTATTGTCTTTATACTCATTTATCAATATGTCCAACTTTATATTACCCTAAAACAGAATGAATATGTGAAGAAAATCATTTTAGGTCTGTCAAAAACATATATAGCAATTTCAAGTCTCAAGTATTTTATGATGACTATTACAATCGTTATCCTATTTACATTTCTTATGACAGGTCAAATAGAGTTGCTATATATTGGTCTTGCTTCTCTGCTCGTTTTGATGTTGTCAATAATCATGAGTTTTAGAAAATTATCTGAAAGCTACACTAAAATTTTAAAAGGAGATGAAACATGACAATTGACCTTTTGAACGTTTCAAAAAGTTTCGGCTCAAAAAAGATCTTTACAGACTTAAATTTAAAATTTGAATCTGGAAAAAGTTATGCATTGATTGGAGGTTCTGGCTCTGGTAAAAGTACCCTTCTTAATATTATAGGAAGATTAGAAAAAATTGACAGTGGGAATGTTTTAGTTGATAAACAAGATATTTGGAAGATAAAAGAAAGAACTTTTTTTAAAAATACTGTTGGATATGTATTTCAGAATTATTCTTTAATAGATAACAAAACAGTATATGATAATTTGAAACTTATCACTAAAGACAAAAAAACAATAACTGATGTACTTGAAAAAGTAGGACTGTCAAGTGACTATTTACATCAAAAAATATATGAATTGTCTGGAGGGCAGGCTCAACGTGTAGCTATTGCCAGAATGTTAATGAAACCACGTAAAATTATCTTAGCAGATGAGCCTACAGGAGCTTTAGATGGTGAGATTGGAAAAGAAATTATTCGTTTATTATTGAATGAAAGAGATGAAGATAAATATGTCATTATAGCGACGCATGATCCAGCTGTCTATAACGAAGTTGATGTGATCATTGATATGAAAGATATAGGGGATAATGTATGAAAAAGATAATTTATATTGCTTTGATCTTTGTAGCTGGAATGCTTGCCATTTTCTTCTTTGGAAAACAAATGATTACAAAAGAAAATACCAATAAACCAACACTGGAGTTAATAGTCTATACGCTTTCTTCTAGTGATACAGAAAAATGGAATAAAGTGAGACAAGTAGAAACGGAAGAAGCTATATACTTCATAACTGTGAAAGAATTAGCATCTTCAGAAGAAGTATTTTCAAACATCATTGCAAATGGAGCTGCTGCGGGGGTCGGAGTTCGTGAAGAAGAAGTGAAGAAATTCAATAATGGTTTAGGAGACACTATAGAGGACTCTAAGCATAATAAACTCATTGGAATAGAATTTTTTACTTTTTCTAATGCTGACGAGGGATTTGTAGTAGCAAATTTTGACTACGGTAACGAAGAGTTGAATTCTAAGAAAAAAGAGATAAAAGACTTATATAAAAAAATATATGAATCTTTTAAAGAAAAGAATAAGTGATTGTATTATAATCCTTGTATTTTGCTATGGTTTGTTAATTGATTTTTGCATATCTTATTTCAACATACTATAAAATAAAACATAAGAAAACGAGTATCTCCAACTACGGCAATACTCGCTTTTTGATATTTAGAAGTGTTTTTTGCTCTGCTTCTTTTGTTTTGATTAACGCATGGTTACAAATTCTTCAGATGCAGTTGGGTGAATTGCCACAGTTGCATCAAAGTCTGCCTTGGTTGCTCCCATTTTGATAGCAACGGCAAATCCTTGAATCATTTCATCAACGCCGTAACCAATTCCATGAAGTCCGACAACTTTTTCTTCTGAACCAGCTGTGATCAATTTGAAACGTGTTTCTTGACGGTTGCAAGTGCAAGCAGAGTACATAGACGTAAAGCTTGATTTATAAACCTTGATTTGGTCTTGGCCGTATTCTTTAATAGCTTGCTCTTCTGTCAGCCCAACAGTTCCGATAGCAGGGTGTGAAAAGACAACAGTTGGAATAGTTGAGTAGTCCATTTTTGCAGTAGTTTTTTCGTTAAAGAGGCGTTCAGATAGGGTACGTCCTGCCTTGATAGCAACTGGAGTTAGTTCTTTTTCACCTGTTACATCACCTAGAGCATAGATTCCCTCAACAACCGTATTTTGGTATTCATCTACTTGGATAAAGCCACGTTCGTTCAGAGTAACACCAGCTTTTTCAAGTTGCAAGCCCTTAACGTTTGGACGGCGACCTGTAGCCCAGATAACTTGGCTAGCTGTGTGACTAGTACCATCTTCGAAATGAATGGTAATGCCTTCAGCAGTTTTTTCTAACTTGGCAGGAACTTTGTGAGTATGAAGCGGCAAGTTTGTTCTTTCCATTTCCTTGACTAAACCTTCAACGATGTAAGAATCAAAACCACGTAAAGGACGATCGCGACGAACAAAGAGGTCTGTCTTGACACCAAAAGTGTGGAGTACTCCAGCCAATTCAACGGCAATATAACCAGCACCTAGAATGGCAACTGACTCTGGCAATTCTTCCCAAGCAAATACATCATCAGAAGAGCCACCTAGTTCTGCACCAGGAATATTAGGAATACTTGGATGGGCACCAGTAGCAATCACGATATGTTTAGCACGAATGAGTTCACCATTTACGCTGACAGTATGAGAATCTACAAATTCAGCATGTCCTTCAATCAAGTCTACACCGTTGCGTTTAAAACTGCCATCATAAGAAGAACGAGCGCGATCAATGTAAGCTTCACGATTGCGACGTAGGGTTGCAAAGTCAAAGTTAAGATCAGTAGTTTTAAAACCGTAGTCTTCTCCAAATTGATGGAAAGTCTCAGCAATTTGTGCTCCGTACCACATGATTTTCTTAGGAACACAACCGACGTTGACACAGGTTCCACCTAATTTCTTTTCCTCAATAACGGCAGCTTTGGCTCCATGTTCACCAGCACGATTCATGGTAGCAATTCCTCCGCTACCTCCACCGATAGCAATGATATCATATTCTCTCATTGAAAACTCCTTTGTACTCTTTTAAATAGTAGAGTGTCATTTTTTGATAGTCATATTCTATCTTTTTTTTGATGTGATTGCAAAAATCTGCTACGTTCAAAAAAATTTAAAGAAAAGGCTTGCAAAAAGGAAAAATAAAGTGTATTATATAACTAGTACAATGA
The Streptococcus toyakuensis genome window above contains:
- a CDS encoding ABC transporter permease; translated protein: MKLKLCIIGFFFCLIAAIGWVTISDTEMPIPLPIDGAFSIQGKSNLSNNEIYEMVRDLSKSEKVTIYKPIVQSSGQLRYVNFDDVNNEQLKSTPIIGMYYTLGKMDIDSLKPLTMTGLQTVYMAYPWYIGGILQFTGTLRILLMGSIYLTLLVVLFVVRTKQIKEGVIRRSLGLPVYDLRRDYGISLIFELIMMALLMISYSSFLGNGFFTYSSKLFFSLILTNFILFQIIDLITFVLFWLTIQVEKPIEIIKNKAKNKLIFVVWLAIISIIILISGVFLQETKSSQSSINIQIQNLVPWDTVKDWRRIEFLGIESNSTKNGEVNDSDGQYLQIAASLKNLDYLYIDRSSAYVPDFMKTSHVMENFSKQLENDGITNPEINKELIYINQTGANLQNKVNGTNYHLLDNKIATIYIPEKRKENQKSIENTVVAEQFIGTNYTKEEIAVQIIPDGDKIFYFNEDADDNHKMKELLPMASVADSTDNIVVVLDTDKMIENNKFSLASNITTKSLFSPEAVNKINEMATQLNVSMNPVDVYQIVKLKIQSLEHQILLSQILQKIIYSIVFILIYQYVQLYITLKQNEYVKKIILGLSKTYIAISSLKYFMMTITIVILFTFLMTGQIELLYIGLASLLVLMLSIIMSFRKLSESYTKILKGDET
- the gor gene encoding glutathione-disulfide reductase produces the protein MREYDIIAIGGGSGGIATMNRAGEHGAKAAVIEEKKLGGTCVNVGCVPKKIMWYGAQIAETFHQFGEDYGFKTTDLNFDFATLRRNREAYIDRARSSYDGSFKRNGVDLIEGHAEFVDSHTVSVNGELIRAKHIVIATGAHPSIPNIPGAELGGSSDDVFAWEELPESVAILGAGYIAVELAGVLHTFGVKTDLFVRRDRPLRGFDSYIVEGLVKEMERTNLPLHTHKVPAKLEKTAEGITIHFEDGTSHTASQVIWATGRRPNVKGLQLEKAGVTLNERGFIQVDEYQNTVVEGIYALGDVTGEKELTPVAIKAGRTLSERLFNEKTTAKMDYSTIPTVVFSHPAIGTVGLTEEQAIKEYGQDQIKVYKSSFTSMYSACTCNRQETRFKLITAGSEEKVVGLHGIGYGVDEMIQGFAVAIKMGATKADFDATVAIHPTASEEFVTMR
- a CDS encoding ATP-binding cassette domain-containing protein, whose amino-acid sequence is MTIDLLNVSKSFGSKKIFTDLNLKFESGKSYALIGGSGSGKSTLLNIIGRLEKIDSGNVLVDKQDIWKIKERTFFKNTVGYVFQNYSLIDNKTVYDNLKLITKDKKTITDVLEKVGLSSDYLHQKIYELSGGQAQRVAIARMLMKPRKIILADEPTGALDGEIGKEIIRLLLNERDEDKYVIIATHDPAVYNEVDVIIDMKDIGDNV
- a CDS encoding biotin transporter BioY; amino-acid sequence: MKKAHVYAIPAIGAALIAVLAQISLPIGPVPFTLQNFAIGLIATVFRPREAVLSVGLYLLLGAIGLPVFAGGGAGFQALVGPTAGYLWFYLVYSGLTSSLTNSKSGIVNIFLANLLGDALVFVGGILSLHFLAGMAFEKALVVGVIPFIIPDLGKLLAISFISRPLLQRLKNQSYFAN